The Aequorivita sublithincola DSM 14238 genome window below encodes:
- a CDS encoding helix-turn-helix domain-containing protein translates to MNSIQVNSLPLKDVIRDISKVFDIPFSVNCGEYLLKLPPSVGKGTIRGINFDGGLGLIQYDCLFNEDFEISFVVSNIHPLKFLYTVEGVLLHRFENETDLHSIEQFQNAIVASSKQNGHVLLFKASQRIKVNSLEIERGQFQAKMECDIKSLDKELETLFKDVKANKAFYYSGNYSLGISDILAAMLEFTAENFTRKLFLEGMAYQILTEQILQYQDDKKDEGSHTLLRSAELKQINHIANLIESNITDIPTVENLAREAGLNVNKLQEGFKKLYGTTVNNYVQKSRLDAAYSLLTKTDLSISEIVNAIGLSSKSYFSKIFKEKHGISPSEFRKKQRDK, encoded by the coding sequence ATGAATTCTATACAAGTAAACTCACTTCCCCTTAAGGATGTAATTCGAGACATTTCGAAAGTTTTTGATATTCCTTTTTCGGTAAATTGCGGGGAGTATTTACTAAAATTACCTCCATCCGTAGGTAAAGGAACCATCCGAGGAATCAACTTTGACGGTGGTTTGGGGCTTATACAATATGATTGCCTTTTCAATGAGGATTTTGAAATTAGCTTTGTGGTAAGCAACATTCATCCCTTAAAATTTCTTTATACCGTGGAAGGAGTTTTACTGCATCGTTTTGAAAATGAAACCGATTTACATTCTATTGAGCAGTTTCAAAACGCAATTGTGGCCAGTAGCAAACAGAATGGTCACGTACTACTTTTTAAAGCGAGCCAGAGAATAAAAGTGAACAGTTTAGAGATTGAAAGAGGGCAGTTTCAAGCAAAAATGGAGTGCGATATTAAAAGTCTTGACAAGGAACTGGAAACACTTTTTAAAGATGTTAAAGCCAACAAAGCCTTTTACTACAGCGGAAACTACAGTCTGGGAATCTCAGATATTTTGGCGGCGATGCTTGAATTTACTGCAGAAAACTTTACGCGAAAACTATTTTTAGAAGGTATGGCCTACCAAATTTTAACAGAACAAATTCTACAATATCAGGATGACAAAAAAGATGAAGGAAGTCACACGCTACTTCGCTCCGCAGAGTTGAAACAAATAAATCATATTGCTAACCTAATTGAAAGCAACATCACAGACATTCCAACGGTAGAAAATTTGGCGAGGGAAGCTGGACTCAATGTAAACAAGTTGCAGGAAGGTTTCAAAAAATTGTACGGTACAACTGTAAACAATTATGTACAAAAATCAAGGCTGGACGCGGCTTACAGCTTACTAACCAAAACCGATTTAAGTATTTCTGAAATTGTAAATGCAATTGGTCTTTCCAGCAAAAGTTATTTCTCAAAAATCTTTAAGGAAAAACACGGCATATCGCCGTCAGAATTTCGTAAGAAACAGCGTGACAAATAA
- the clpB gene encoding ATP-dependent chaperone ClpB codes for MNFNNFTIKSQETIQQAQQIAQGYGHQQIENEHILKAIFEVDENVAPFILKKLNVNLTTLKQILDKQLESFPKVSGGDIMLSRETNKTVIEAGNIAKKMGDEYVSIEHLLLAILNSKSGIAQSLKDQGVTEKGMNAAIEELRGGENVTSQSAEETYNSLNKYAKNLNQMARDGKLDPVIGRDEEIRRILQILTRRTKNNPMLVGEPGTGKTAIAEGLAHRIVDGDVPENLRTKEIYSLDMGALIAGAKYKGEFEERLKAVIKEVTSSEGDIVLFIDEIHTLIGAGGGQGAMDAANILKPALARGELRAIGATTLDEYQKYFEKDKALERRFQRVVVDEPDTESAISILRGIKEKYETHHKVRIKDEAIIAAVELSERYITNRFLPDKAIDLMDEAASKLRMEINSKPEELDVLDRKIMQLEIEIEAIKREKDETKLKSLHADLANLKEERNELNAKWQSEKEVVDNVQNLKTQIEDYKLEAERAERDGDFGKVAELRYGKIKDAQAALSELETQLAENDEGTSMIKEEVTREDIAEVVAKWTGIPVTKMLQSDREKLLTLEDQLHKRVVGQEEAIIAVSDAIRRSRAGLQDEKKPIGSFLFLGTTGVGKTELAKALAEYLFDDENAMTRIDMSEYQERHSVSRLVGAPPGYVGYEEGGQLTEAVRRKPYSVVLLDEIEKAHPDTFNILLQVLDEGRLTDNKGRLADFKNTIIIMTSNMGSDIIQQRFEAVKDPETAMEGAKVEVLALLKQTVRPEFLNRIDDIIMFTPLSKKDIHKIVELQLKGVSRMLLKQNIVLDATPEAITYLSEKGYDPQFGARPVKRVIQREVLNELSKEILAGKITTDSIILLDSFNDALVFRNQESLVE; via the coding sequence ATGAACTTTAACAATTTTACAATAAAAAGCCAAGAGACCATCCAACAAGCGCAACAAATTGCACAGGGTTATGGCCATCAGCAGATTGAAAACGAACACATCCTCAAAGCAATTTTTGAGGTGGATGAAAACGTAGCACCTTTCATCCTAAAAAAACTAAATGTAAATCTTACTACATTAAAACAAATTCTAGATAAACAACTTGAAAGCTTTCCAAAGGTTTCTGGAGGCGACATTATGCTTTCGCGGGAAACTAATAAAACTGTAATTGAAGCTGGAAACATCGCCAAAAAAATGGGCGATGAATATGTTTCAATAGAACATCTTCTATTGGCTATTCTGAATTCAAAAAGCGGGATCGCTCAAAGTCTTAAAGACCAAGGCGTAACCGAAAAAGGAATGAATGCCGCCATTGAAGAATTAAGAGGTGGCGAAAATGTTACCTCACAGAGTGCTGAGGAAACTTATAATTCCTTGAACAAATACGCCAAAAATTTAAATCAGATGGCTCGTGACGGGAAATTAGATCCTGTAATTGGTCGTGATGAAGAAATTAGAAGAATTCTTCAAATCCTAACGAGAAGAACCAAGAACAATCCGATGCTCGTTGGGGAACCAGGAACGGGGAAAACGGCCATTGCGGAAGGTTTGGCCCACAGAATTGTTGACGGCGATGTACCTGAAAATTTACGAACTAAAGAAATTTATTCCTTAGATATGGGAGCACTGATTGCCGGCGCAAAATACAAAGGTGAATTTGAAGAACGCCTAAAGGCAGTAATTAAAGAAGTAACTTCTAGTGAAGGCGACATCGTTCTTTTTATTGACGAAATCCATACACTTATTGGAGCTGGTGGCGGACAAGGCGCAATGGATGCCGCAAATATTTTGAAACCAGCACTTGCTCGTGGAGAACTTCGTGCGATTGGTGCCACTACTTTGGACGAATATCAAAAATATTTCGAAAAAGATAAAGCGCTGGAACGTCGTTTCCAAAGAGTGGTCGTGGACGAACCTGATACTGAGAGCGCCATTTCAATTTTACGAGGAATTAAAGAGAAATATGAAACTCACCACAAAGTTCGTATTAAAGATGAAGCGATTATTGCTGCCGTGGAGCTTTCAGAAAGATATATTACAAACCGTTTTCTTCCGGATAAAGCAATTGATTTGATGGATGAAGCTGCTTCAAAACTGCGGATGGAAATCAACTCCAAACCAGAAGAACTGGACGTTTTGGATAGAAAGATTATGCAGCTTGAAATTGAAATTGAAGCAATAAAACGTGAAAAAGATGAAACGAAGCTGAAATCACTTCACGCAGATCTTGCTAATTTAAAAGAAGAACGCAACGAACTAAACGCAAAATGGCAAAGCGAAAAAGAAGTGGTGGACAATGTGCAAAACCTAAAAACCCAGATTGAAGATTACAAGCTAGAAGCCGAACGAGCCGAACGCGATGGTGATTTTGGAAAAGTAGCCGAACTTCGATATGGAAAAATTAAAGACGCGCAAGCTGCTTTAAGCGAATTGGAAACCCAACTCGCCGAAAACGACGAAGGTACTTCTATGATTAAAGAAGAAGTAACCCGTGAGGATATTGCTGAAGTTGTTGCAAAATGGACTGGCATTCCTGTGACCAAAATGCTTCAGAGCGACCGTGAAAAACTGTTGACACTGGAAGATCAATTGCATAAACGTGTGGTTGGACAAGAAGAAGCTATTATTGCAGTAAGTGATGCCATTCGCCGAAGTCGCGCGGGATTGCAAGATGAAAAGAAACCAATTGGTAGTTTCCTTTTTCTAGGAACAACCGGTGTTGGTAAAACCGAACTTGCAAAAGCCTTAGCAGAATATTTATTTGATGACGAAAACGCAATGACGCGAATAGATATGAGCGAATACCAAGAACGCCACAGCGTGAGCCGTTTGGTGGGAGCGCCTCCAGGATATGTGGGGTATGAAGAAGGGGGGCAACTTACCGAAGCCGTACGCCGCAAACCATATAGCGTAGTTCTTCTAGATGAAATTGAAAAAGCGCATCCCGATACTTTCAACATATTACTTCAAGTTTTGGATGAAGGCCGATTGACAGATAACAAAGGACGTTTGGCAGATTTCAAAAACACGATTATTATTATGACCAGCAATATGGGTAGCGATATAATCCAACAACGTTTTGAAGCTGTAAAAGACCCCGAAACCGCTATGGAAGGCGCCAAAGTAGAAGTGCTTGCACTTTTAAAACAAACCGTGCGCCCCGAGTTCTTAAACCGAATAGACGACATCATAATGTTTACGCCACTGTCTAAAAAGGATATTCACAAAATTGTGGAGTTACAACTGAAAGGTGTTTCAAGAATGTTGTTGAAACAAAACATAGTTTTAGACGCCACACCAGAAGCCATAACCTATCTTTCAGAAAAAGGGTACGATCCACAGTTTGGTGCAAGACCCGTGAAAAGGGTGATACAGCGTGAAGTACTTAACGAGCTTTCAAAAGAAATACTCGCAGGAAAAATAACTACGGACAGTATTATTCTTTTAGATAGTTTTAATGATGCGTTGGTTTTTAGGAATCAGGAGAGTTTGGTTGAGTAA